In the genome of Theropithecus gelada isolate Dixy chromosome 19, Tgel_1.0, whole genome shotgun sequence, the window cctcccaaagcactgggattatagacgtgagccactgtgcccggccttcacTTGCTCGTATACTCCAGCAGGTCACAGGCTCACAAAGTCATAGCAGTCACAATGGTCTGAGAAACTGAACAGATGTGTGCATTCTGTCAGCTAAAACAAGTCACAATGCCAGCATAGATTCAAGAAATGGAGAACAGTCTTCAGCTTTTGTTGAAATAAGGGGCTACAACATCACATTGTCAAGAGTGAAGGATTTGGTCACTTCTGCCATCTCCCACAGAAAGTAATTCTTTAACTGTCATATGTGGTCTATATTTTCTTGTTCATGTTACTTTCTCAATGCTTTTTAATGTGTGATTGaaaactgtattagtttcctcgggctgctgtaacaaagtaccagaaACTGAGTGGCCTCAAACAACAGAGAttaattatctcacagttctggagaacagaaatctgaaatcaagctGTCAGCAGGGCCGTGCTCTCTCAAAAGCTCTAGAGAAgaattcttcctttcctcttcctacCCTCGGTTTCcagcaatctttggcattccctGGCTTGTATCACTCCCGTttttgcctccatcttcacatggcagtcttttttctgggtgtgtctgtgccccaattttcttctcctttttaggACACGAATCATTGTATTAAGGCCCACCCTAATCTAGTGTGgtctcatcttaacttgattatatctgcaaagatcctGTTGGTCAATAAAGTCATGTTCATAGATACTGGGGGTGAGGACTTGAACATATTTTTGGGATGGGGgcacacaattcaacccacaccAAAAGCCATGCATTTTTTCTGGTCTTTgtgatataaaaattatgtatatatgtatatttatagcattttatattttaaaacctttgtatcttttcatttaatgTCACTGGCTCTGTCACTTTCATAACGCAAATGATGTTCTTCATCACACTTGATCCCTGATCTACGTGAGTGCATGTCCATTCTTAAAAATCCCATCCACCCAAATGGCATACTATTTGGTATCTGTTTCTTTCCCCGCGGGTCATATATAATGGATAGTTCTCCACATCATTACATAACGAAATCATTTGCAATGCCTGCCTGGGATTCTTCAGTTTTTAGGGACTTTACCACCTTGTCCCCCAGTGGGCTTAACACTTTCCATTTCAGCGTATCCAATGTCGACCTGCTGATGTTCTTTCATTATTCTGTTTCATAGACTAAATTTGCCAAGGCTCACATGTTCTATTATTCTGTTTATAAAAACTATCCAGACTGGGTAAATCTATGGAGATAGAGTGGAGATCTCTATGGAGCTGTGACCTAGGGCTGCGGTTGCGGTTGTGGGTTTGGGTTGGGGCCCGGAGACAGAATAAGAAATGACTAATGTTACAGGGATTTTCTTACGGGGTGGATGAAAATGTCATAAATCATCTTGCGATTTAAAATGGACTGTGCACAATTATGAATACACTAAAGGCGATACAATTCATCACCTTAATTGGGTGAATCTTATCCACGGCATCCACATGGAGACAGCAGCAGACACAGGGAAAGAGGATGAGTAAATGTCTGAAATGGAGGCCGAAAGAGAGACAATGAGAAGGCCTGTGAATGGAAGACACTGAGCTCAGGGAAAACGGTCATATGTATACATCAGGGATCTGAGAACAGGGGTTCACACCGACAGTGTCACTGCCAGGAAGACAGGTCAAGCTGGCGATGTCGCTGGTGGCGTTTCCCACAGGAACGCAGATAGGCTGGGGGTTCGCGCTGGCATGGGCGCAGGCAGGAGCGTCCCGCTGCACAGCTGAGGGGTAAGATAACCTGGCTGGTGATGTCGGCCATCAGAGTGGCCTCTCCTGCCAGCAAGTGTGTGATAGTAGCAAGTAGAAGGAGAGGTCTGTGTGTGAGGCCAGAACGCGGGAGGGGCTCTTCTGCGGGTGGGTGTGGGGCCCTGAGCAGGAATGTGGAGTAATGGCCGGATAACTGCATCACATTGGCCAGGAGGCTGGCAAGGACTTCGAGCTGAATGATGATAACGGGGAGTGACTGTGAGGCTCTGGGAGGGTCTGAGTGTAAAAGAAGATGGGTGTGGGGCCCCTGGGGAGTATGTGGGAGCTGTTGCTGTGTAGATGGAAGTCGTTGGGGAAGAATCTGGTTAGCTCTGTGAATTTCTAGGGATCTCCTCAGTGCTGGGGGCTGACTCTTGCAGAAAACTGGGGATGGTTGGAGAGTAGCTGGGAGACATGGAAGAAACCCTAAGGAATGGCAGTACAAAGGTCAGAGAGGTGGGGGAGGAGCACAGGGAGGTCTGTGAGTTTCTAGGAGACTCCTGTTTATTAGGGGCTGGCCCCAGGAGAAATCTGGGGATGGTTGGAGAGGAGCTGGGGGACACTGGAGAACCTCTGAGGGATGGGGATGCAAAGATGGGAGATATGGCCGAGGAGCACAGGGAGGTCTGTGGGTTGCTAGGTGATTCCTGGGCATGTGAGGCTGACTCCAAGAGAAATCTGCGGATGGCTGGAGGGGAGCTGGGAGACACAGGAGAGTCCCTGAGGGCCGCAGGTGAGGAAATGGGAGACATGATTGAGGAAGGCACTGAGATCTGTTGAGTTTGTCGGTGACCCCCGGGTGTGGGGGGCTGAGTGTTGCAGAAATCTTGGAATGATGGGAGAGTAACCGGGACACACACGAGAGTAGCTGAGGGCCTGGAGTAAAGAGTTGGGAGGCATGGGGAGGGAGCCCTCTGAGGACCCTGAGTTTCCAGGTGTTTCCTGGGTGTGGGCGGCTGACTGGTGGAGAAAGGTGGGGAGGTCTGGAGAGACTGGGAGACATGGGAGTGTCCCCGAGAGCTGGGGGTGAAGAGATGGGACACATAGGGGAGGAGTGCAGGGAGGACTCTGGGTGTTACCTGGGTGTGCAGGCATGAATGTTGTAGAAATCTGGGGCTGGTTGGAGAGGAGCTAGGAGAAACCAGAGAGTCTCTGGGGGATGGGACTAAAGACATGGGAGACATGTGGGAGGAGCACAGGGAGGTCTCTGAGTTTCTCAGTGATTCCTGCATGTGAGAGGCTGACTCTGATAGAAATCTGGAGACGGTGGGAGAGGAGCTGGGAGACACAGGAGAGTCCCTGGGGGTTGCAGGTGAAGAGATGGGAGACATGATGGAAGAGAGGCCTGAGATTTGTGAGTCTGTAGGCGATTCCTGGGTTTGGGGAGCTGTCAGAGTAAGCTTGGGATGATGGCAGAGTAGCTGGGAGACACAGGAGAGTACCCAAGGGCCTggaagtgtgagccaccgcacctggccaacatacGCTATTTCTTGATGTGAGCCATCAAACGTTTGCAGGACATTTTCCCTGATGGCCTCAGACTGCCCCAAGTTTTCCCATCTTTCTTGCTTATAGTTCTCAAGAATAATTGTAGGGCTGGTAAAGTCTTTGGACAAGCCTTGTACTCACTCATTTTCATGTATTCACTTTGCATAAGAAGTTCTTCCTGGAACAGCCATACTTCAGGCTCTTATAGTTCTTACTGTTGATGTATAGAAGTATTTAAGCATTAACTCCTTCCTACTCAACAGTGAAGTCAGCTACAGGGCTGCTCACTATGCAgtctagcatttgttattgtgcCATGGAGGTGACTGCTTCATGCAAATATGTTTTTCCCCTGGTCATTCTCAGCCCTTTCTAGTTCTTGGAGATAGAATGACTCCAGGACAGATAATGTAGTTTGTTCTCCTAATTGTGAAGGATCTCAGTCAGCAGTTAAGGGCTGTCCACCTCACTTCAGAGAAATGTACCTGCTGAGGACATCTACTTCCTCCCACACTCCTGCTCAGTTGTTACTGATTTTGCAATGTTTCCAccttattttgtgattttatcttTCACTTTATGCCTAGGtttgacaaaattaaatatgCTTCTATTGATATTTTTGAGATTTCAGCGAGGAGGGGGAAATCTAGACTTTTTGAAGCTGTTTTTAGAGacatcttttatatttaaaaattttaatggattTTATACATAATCAATGCCATCTATTCTGTATGTCTCATTTAATGTACTTGGTAAATCCTGTTAATCTTACCTTAGGCCCATAGAACtttatcttgaaaaataagtatttttccaATTTGTTGATAAAAGTTGCACATGGACTCAATTTCACTTGAGAAGCCTGTGAGGCGGTTCACAGCACTGATTACCAACTTAGATCTGAGTTCATCAAAACAGAACACACATGCAACAAGTTACATGAGATGGGTTTCTTACTTACAGGCAGCAAGGGGCATCAGAATCCTAAAAGTCATTGTGAGCTGGCCCCCCAAGGCTTGGGAAAGCTGCCTAGGGTGGATGGATGTGCAAAAGCACCAATTAAAAATACTGACAatgacaaatattatttaaaaataaacagaaaagatagGAAGCAGCAGTAATTCTGAAGACTTCCTCCTAGACAACTGAAACGAAGACAAAAGCAATTAAGCGTTATGAATGGTAGAATGTGGGGCTACAACACTTGTCAGTTTCAAAGAGAATGCAAAGAAAAGCAATAGAAGACTGAAGAGGTCACTGCTGAGAAAGCTACATAACCTAGAAATTATACCAAGTTCCTCCTATTAAAAACatacctgaggccgggcgcggtggctcaagcctgtaatcccagcactttgggaggccgagacgggcggatcacgaggtcaggagatcgagaccatcctggctaacacagtgaaaccccgtctctactaaaaaatacaaaaaaatagccgggtgaggtggcgggcgcctgtagtcccagctactcgggaggctgaggcaggagaatggcgtgaagccgggaggcggagcttgcagtgagctgagatccggccacagcactccagcctgggcgacagcgtgagactcctcaaaaaaaaaaaaaaaaaacctgaaagaaagagtatttttttctattctgagtAGAAAAAAATCCATAGCTTGGATTACTCTATAAAGAAATAATGGATTATTCAAAAAGATTCTCTTTGGCATTAAAtgccagaagaaaatatattttcaaaatgatgtAGGAAAATCATTGTTAGCTAAAATTGTCTTCCTGAGCCAAGTTACCATTCAAGTGACCACTGAGGACACTTTCAGGCAGGCACAGAAGTGAGCACacaaggaagacaggaaaaaaaaaaaaaaaaaaaaaaaaaaatgttaaatagaaaCCCCCTAGAAGAATACAACTCTTGACTCTATTTTGCTTTGTATTATGTTAAGCTTTTACATATTTccatttgttagtttttgttgctgtttctgtTGGTGTTCATTTATGTTATTGTTTCCATAACATCACCATGGGTCCTCACGTTTATTTGCCTTTCTCCTTTGATAAAGAAGTCATTTAAAGCTATCacctttctattttattctgagaactgctttttctgtatcccacaggtttggGCATTAAGTGTTCTGATGTAGTACTTCCAAGGCGGTGTTAAAGTTCAGTTTtgatttactcttttaaaaaactggtttAAGGAAAGCATTTCTTACCATCCAGGtattgaaaacattttggcaccttttatttacaatttttctgCAATAGGGTTAAATCTGGCCTATACAATCTCTATAAATTTTTCTATGGTATAGTTTGATTTTCGTGAATTTTACACAGCAAAAAATGTTTAGTCAtaaaatgttatgtatatattcatgtgtCATATGTAACTAAAATCTAGTTATTGATCCTTTTTAACCCTAAACTTTAGGCCCAAGAGTTTAATTACAAATTTTTGGCCTGTTGATGCCCTATTTTTCATTCACcactttttaattataatatcTTTTCTGCAAAGCAAAATTATTGAGCAAATGATAGAAATTACTCTgacatttttaattattgaaacTGTCTTGGCCACCATAAATCACCATCCACTTATCCCTCAGTATATTTGGGGAATTGGTGCCAGAACCCCCTGTACACCTAAATCCATGCATACTCAAGTCCCACAGTTGGCCCTGTGTAAGCATGTATATAAAAAGTTGGCCCTccataggccgggtgcagtggctcacgcctataatcctagcactttgggaggccaaggcaggcagatcatctgaggttgggagttcgagaccagcctgaccatcatggagaaaccccgtctctactaaaaatacaaaattagccaggaatggtggcgcatgcctgtaatcccagctactcgggagtctgaagcaggagaattgcttgaaactggagGTGGAGACTGTGCTGAGCCGAGaccgtaccattgcactccagcctgggcaagaagagtgaaactctgtctcaaaaaaaaaaaaaaaaaaaagttggccctTCATATACTTGAGTTTTGGATCCTGCAAAAACTGTATTTTTGATCAGTGTTTGATTGAAAACCAATCCCCATATAAGAGAATCCACACACTTCAAATACGTATTTGGTTTTATCTATAacttgtattttatattataaattatagaaaatataatttgtattatatataactatatataatatataaattataatttatctaTACATCATAGGAAAGAAGCCAATATAGGTCCCTAGCCTATTAGGGCTTTTTACAATTTTATGTGCCCTTTCCAGGAGCCAATGTATGAATACTTGCTGTTCCCCTACATGCACATTCATGAACTGACTAGAAATTCTCCTGGGATCGGGAGGCAGTTTTCTAGACATCAGCAACTGTTTTTCCAGACCTGGCACTGCCAGGTGTGCAACAATCTCTGGATTAATCCTCATAGAGATGGCTCCACTTAGGGTCATCTCGTAGGGACAGAATTTTACTAAAGGTAACCCCATCAGTTACCCTTTAAGTTTTCCTTCCTGTCCCAAGGGTATCAACCTCTATTATCTGATCTCTCAGTTCAACTTTGAGCTTATTACCTTTCTGGGATCAGAGGCTTCAATATATGGTAATCCACAGGATTCAAGTTCATGATTCAGGGAAAAGGTCAGAAAGATATGTTAATCAAATCTTAAATATCAAAGAGTAACTAAAACCTTGCCTCATTAAAGCATTCTTGCAAGCATAATTTAGATGGTCAGCACTGAGTCAGGGAAGCACCCTTCTATTCAGAGTACTCTCACATCAGGGAACATACCCCAGAGGAAAGAGACAATACTACACGAGaagaacaaaaacatgaaaacagaGCTCCTTAATATTGCTTTGCATATATGAAAACAAGCCCACTTGCCCTCTATAGTTCCCACACATTCTCAATTCTTCATAGGAAACCATTTCTGGCCAAAATTTCTAGTTACCTATTTCCAGggatctattttattttcagtgaggAATGTTCCTAGGAATCTATGTCCTAAATAGTAATCTGCTCATGCTAATCCAAACATAAACCTCATTATCCTGAGGGATCTTTTGCTATTTGGTTGCTTAGTCTTTCCTAAATAGTCAAAGAAGGAAATCTttggatttcatttttgtttttgagtaagTTTTACTCATATCATTTATCATAGCACAACAGCATATGTTCCAAAAAGGCCAAACATAAACCAAAAAACTGAATAGACATATCCATAATCCCTTTCTATTCTAATccatacacaaatattttatcataatggTTATAGAAGTgaatattatttctatattatttttccacatttttcactACATATCGTAGACACATTCCTAAAATTTACAAAATCTTCACATGTAACAGCAAGTGCTGTAAGGAACAGATTACAAGCTATCTCATTGGAAGATCATGTAGTAAAATTAAGCACTAAAATATGGTTTTCCAGCCTAAGTTTAAATACTACAGCAACCTTTCAATCTTCTCAGTAAGTCCATTAGTGTTAGTATTCCATTTACTCTTTATGGAAAAAGGTCTAACACACTGGCAGCTGGCTTTGGCATATGATTTTCTCTGATTCAGGTCAGAGTGCTTTCTGCAAGGAAAAGtgccaatatttattttcataggaATATGTCATAAGAATCAAGTTTAATGTTGTATATGGAATTGCTAGGTTGAAAAGTCATTCATagattttccccctttcttttccaGAACAAATTTCAGACGCACAATTAACAGAGGACTGGAAGTTTTCCCACATATATTGTTTTTTACAGTAGTTCTTCCCACAACATGTACTaccttaaaataaactttttaaaagaataaaagggaataaaTCCCAGCTGACTTAGAAACTAGTTACATTCATAGAGTTTCTCTTCAGTATGAGTTGCCTGATGCCTGATAAGTTTATAGCTATTAATGAAAGCTTTTCCACACTGAATACATGTaaagggtttctctccagtgtgagttctttGATGCACAATAAGTCGAGCACTCAAGCTAAATGTTTTTCCACACTGATTACATTCAAacggtttctctccagtatgagtcCTCTGATGTTGAGTAAGGCATGAACTCTGTCTGAAGGACTTCCCACATTGACTGCATTCATAGGGCTTTTCTCCAGTATGAGTTCTCTGATGTACAACAAGAACATAACTCTGGCTGAAGGATTTCCCACACTGATTACATTCATATGGTTTTTCcccagtgtgaattctctgatgcaTAACGAGGTGAGAACTGCGGTTAAAAGATTTTCCACATTCACTACATTCAtacggtttctctccagtgtgagttctttGATGTGCAACAAGCTGAGAGCTCCAGCTGAAGGATTTCCCACACTGATTACATTCAAAgggtttttctcctgtgtgagttctctg includes:
- the ZNF180 gene encoding zinc finger protein 180 isoform X4; translated protein: MRNNSEEKPFECNQCGKSFSWSSHLVAHQRTHTGEKPYECSECGKSFGRSSHLVSHQRTHTGEKPYRCNQCGKSFSQSYVLVVHQRTHTGEKPYECNQCGKSFRQSYKLIAHQRTHTGEKPYECNQCGKSFIQSYKLIAHQRIHTGEKPYECNQCGKSFSQSYKLVAHQRTHTGEKPFECNQCGKSFSWSSQLVAHQRTHTGEKPYECSECGKSFNRSSHLVMHQRIHTGEKPYECNQCGKSFSQSYVLVVHQRTHTGEKPYECSQCGKSFRQSSCLTQHQRTHTGEKPFECNQCGKTFSLSARLIVHQRTHTGEKPFTCIQCGKAFINSYKLIRHQATHTEEKLYECN